GCCATCGCCCCTACGTGGCCACCAAATGTCCGCCCAAAAACATGGTATGGCCGCCGACGCCGGGGATTCGGGCCGAGGAGGCCTTTCCGGCCGATTACCTGATCGGGAAAACCGAAACGTCGCTCAAGAACCTCGGCGTCGAGCGGCTCGACCTTCAGCAGCTTCACGTGTGGAACGAGGAATGGCTGGAGCAGGGCGATTGGCGGGAAGCGGTGGCCGCTCTGAAAGCCCAAGGCAAGATCCGTCATTTCGGGGTTTCGCTCAACGACCACCAGGCCGACTCCGGCTTGAGCCTGGTGGCCGGTGGCCTCGTCGATTCGATCCAAGTCATCTACAACCTTTTCGACCAAAGCGCGAGGGAGCGGCTCTTTCCGCTGTGCCGCGAGCGGAAGGTCGCGGTCCTGGTGCGGGTGCCTTTGGACGAAGGCGGCTTGAGCGGCAAGCTACGGGTCGACACCGTTTTCCCGAAGAGCGATTGGCGACATTTTTATTTCAAGGAAGGGCGGCTGGCCGAGACGGTCGAGCGGGCCGGCGCTTTTTCCTTCTTGGTGCGGGGAGAAGTCGAGACTTTGGCCCAGGCCGCCCTCAAGTTTTGCCTGGCCGAGCCGGCGGTTTCGACGGTGCTTTGCGGGATGCGTCAATCTTCCCATGTTGAGGAAAACACTCGGGTTCCGGAGCTGGGCGGATTTTCCGAAGCCGAGCTCAAAAAGGCCTATGCTTTGGCTTGGCCCCGGAATTACTATCTCTTTTGATTGGGCCTTCGGATTTCCGGTTAAGACGACAATGTGGGGCAACTTCAGGGGCAGGTCGCCGATCTTTTTAAAGATAGCGGCACCATGTTTTCTTGCGCTGGGAAGGCTTCTCACTTTCTCACGCAGAAGGGCGCTTGGGCTCTCGGGTCTGGGCGCCTTTTTTGTATAATCTTCCCCCAAACAATATTCCCCTCTCCCCTTGCGGGAGAGGGTGTCTTCGGTCGAAGACCGAAGACGGGAGAGGGGGCGCGGCATAAGCAGCATTTGCTTAGTGCCACGCCCCCTCTCCCGCCCCTTCGGGGCGACCTCTCCCGCAAGGGGAGAGGTTTAGAACTCGATGAAAATCGTCGATCGCACCGCGTACGCGGGCGAGGCCCGGTCAAATTGGATCGCGTTGATCGGATTGCCGTCGAGGACCGAGTTTTCGAAGTCGTCGTTCTTGATGTCGAAGACGCCGCCGGGGATGAAGACGCCGCCGGTGATGTTCCAGATCAAGTGCTCGAAGAACTTGGCCTCGAGGATGACGTCGGCCTCGATGCCGTACCAGCGGCTCTCGTTGACCACCCGGGGCAGGGTCGGGATGCCGGTGATCTCGGCGAAATCGATGTCGAAGACTCGCGAAGGCGCCCAGGCGGTGAGGAAGTGGCCGCCGACCTTGAAGTACTGGGCCTGGGGAATGGCGTTGGAGATGTCGAAGCGGTGAAGGTAAGTGCCGCCGACGTAGATCGCGTTGTTCACCCGGTTGGAAGTGAGGGGCAAGTTGCCGAGCTTGGTTTCGCCGTTGACCTGGATGGCCGGCGAGGTGCCCAGCGGCATGTTGAAGAGCATCAGGGCCACTTCGTAATCCGGCCGGAAGCCGAATTGGGTGATTCGCTCCGAGAGCGGCGAAGAGTCGCCGGTGGCCAAGCCGGCCATGAACTTCCACTCGCCGCCGAAATCGTATTTTCCTTCGACCTCCAAGGCGCCCAAGTGGACTTGC
This genomic window from bacterium contains:
- a CDS encoding aldo/keto reductase; amino-acid sequence: HRPYVATKCPPKNMVWPPTPGIRAEEAFPADYLIGKTETSLKNLGVERLDLQQLHVWNEEWLEQGDWREAVAALKAQGKIRHFGVSLNDHQADSGLSLVAGGLVDSIQVIYNLFDQSARERLFPLCRERKVAVLVRVPLDEGGLSGKLRVDTVFPKSDWRHFYFKEGRLAETVERAGAFSFLVRGEVETLAQAALKFCLAEPAVSTVLCGMRQSSHVEENTRVPELGGFSEAELKKAYALAWPRNYYLF